The sequence GGgcattaaatttgtaattcaAGCAAGGGTTGAAGATGTGTTTGGACTTTCAAACTTTAGAATAAGCTAGGACAATACAACCTATGACAACGGCATACAGAAAATGAGTGGGTCAAAACAGTATTAACCAACAAAGATCATGCCTAGCTTGAGCCATGTCCAATAGCACTATTGTGCATAAAGAACGGAAGACATTccaaaccccccccccctccccaagTATGAATGCACTTGAAGATATGAAAACAGCGACATGGCTGCAGAAAATGGAACAACACAAGGTGCAAAAGTACGTACATGAATATGAATTAGTCAACTCCATCCCTTAAAACATCAAGGGTTCAGTTATTCCTTTACCTACTTTAGATAATATTTGAACCCATCTGAAGCTTCCATGGCAGCTATAAAAAACAGATCTTAGCAACCAACACATCTCTCCCCAACAAAAAGGGAACACAAGCTGTCAGAACTCCTATAACTTATCAATAGGACAGCATCCAAGATGATGAACCAAGTCACCATCACAGCAGTGCTCATGAGAATCTGCCTCACTTTATATCCACAATCTGAACACTTAGAAGAACAGTTGTTCACACAAAGCATGAGACCTTcaaaaatcacatttttaaGCCTTGAAACTATCTTGTCAAACAGCCCCTTACTTTTAAAGCTCCTGAAAAAAAATCAGGCAGGTTCACCTCGAAATTTAGCATCTGAAAGTGGCTCATAATACAACTCCACTGCCCTTTACTCTGCAGATAATCTAGAAAGGGACCTCAAACACTACTTCTTAATCCTCAAGAGTGAACTTCAGGCCCCCCTTGTGCCCGTTCCTCCTACCccaataagaaaagaaaaggaaaaaaaagaggaagaagcaAAAGAATCACCAAAGGCAGTCGCTGCACTGTCACTGCATATCAATCATACAATCAAGCCGTCAAGGGGACGGAGATGCTGAATATAGCACAAGTCCCAAATTCGTTCTTGACAGCCCTATTGAAATAATTGTGGGAAACACCTTAGCATCTTCATTTGGTTTTTCGTATTGTAAGTGCACCAGTCATGTTACAAGGAATATACTACCACAAATACTGATCTAGAGGACATGAGTTTATGAGAAACATCCTGTATGCCACTAGTGCTTCAGTATTTATaggttggaaaataatttcacATCTACCAAATTTAAATGCAACTCAAAATATATGTCATCTGAAATTGGCTACTTGTTGGCCAAGAAAATGTCTGATAGCTATGAACAAAAACATGGTGATATTATAAGGTTTCAACCACACATCATCAAACCTACTGAGCACCTAGTAACATAggcactacaaaaaaaaaagaaaaaaaaagataacaaactAAAACTTTACAATGCAAGATCACACTGGATTTTACATAGCATTGTCACAAGATAACatgttattgatttattaagtcaaaattgtcaaacatacatggaaaattcaagaaataaaaaccaACTGAGCACCTAGTAACATAGgcgctacaaaaaaaaaaaaaaaaaagataacaaactAAAACTTTACAATGCAAGATCACACTGGATTTTACATAGCATAGTCATAAGATAACATGTTATTGATTTATAAAGTCAAAATTGTCAAACATACATggaaaattcaagaaataaaaaccgAACCTGGGATGAGGATTTCCCTTCACCATCTTCTGTCCATACTTCCGCCATCTATATCCATCACCTGAGATCCCCACATCACCTGCTGCATGAACGatgaatttaggtttttttccaGGTTTAAGGACAGCTTTCGAGCATTCTAAGTTTCCCTTCAATCTGGTCAGAAATGAGCAAAAAGCATTATCTCCAACACTGACTTTACAGAAGAATAACAAAAAGTGCTAACATCACTTAGAATTAAAGTTTGAGGAAACCAAATTCACAGAAAAGATTGCCTTCGTTTTGGCTCAGGTTCACTGATATTCTCCTCTTTTATTTGAGTTTCCTTGTTCTCATCTGAGCTGCTTGAACTCTGTCGTTTTCTTTCGGATATTGCGGATGTTTCTGGTACAAGTTCAATTGACAATGTGGCAGGTTCTGAGTCTTTGAGCATTCTGACGGTATGCTCAGTTACAGTGGTCTGCAAAATAGGCCCCACAGATAATCCAGTCCTGCTTTTCCTTGTGCTTCTATTCTTCCGAGGTGGATCATGACTGTGCATTCCTTTATTAACAATCTCAATCACATGGCCTGAGTGATCAGAACATTCAATCTTTTTAGCACAACAGTCAAAATAAGTGCACTTGTAGTAACTTCGAGAACCTCTAGGACTCTTCACTTGCTTCTGACCATATTTACGCCAGTTGTATCCATCTGGAATAGATGTCTTCGCTACAGGAACATAGAGAGCCTTGAGCTCAGCAGAACTTTGGTCCCCTGCTTCTGATATATATGCATTCTTAACCTCCGGGGGAGACAATTTTTTTACTGGAGGAGTTGGACTTGGAGCAGACGATATAGGTTGTGTAACAGAAGTTGGTGACAGTTCTGACAAGGAAGTTGGACATACAGAAGGCTGAAGCTGATTTTGGGTCTGGGCTCCAGAACTCTTGTCTACTACACTTCCCAAAACTTCCTGGTGCGACAACCCTACTTGCTcctatgaaaaatgaaaaaaaaatgcacaattaaaaaaattgttcatttgACAAACATTGTACCATGCAGCTAAAAGTTTACGAAAATGGTCTAATGTTCTCACTTTTGGGAAATTTACAAGAGCATACATCCAGTGCTTTATTGGAAAGGCATAAAGTGCACCCATTGACTTACTGTGAGCCAGGTTCCACACTTTTATTCCAGAGAGAATTTTCAACAAAGGGacaatcattttttcttctttcttggaCAATATTCACTACCCAATGCAAAGAGTTACAAGCAGCATAAGACACCAAACAGCTATTAAGTCACCTTTGCAAAAGCAAGTCAGTCAAGGTTTAACAAAGTCTCTTCGTACATTTATGAACACTTCATTGCCTCCACATTGCAGTCTGACCATTTGCTTAAATTCAACTTCCCATGCAGTTGACTTGCCCCCTTTATCCTCCATCTCAATGCTCTAGTTTTTCTGGTTCTGCTTGCCCTATCCCAATTTCGAACCATTTTTACGGTGTTTCCAAAAGTTAGActaataaatctaaaaccaaTGGACAGCACTCatattttttgggttaattAGATCCACAATTCCACCCTTAAAGCAGCACTTTATAAGTTAATGGCTCtcccccttttcttcttcttctttctttttctaactGCAGGGAAGTGGATTGTTTTTCACAGAATTTACCAACTAACAAAGTGTCCCCCCTTTCGTTTCTGAAACAAACAACCACAAGACCCGAAAATGAAACTTTCAATCAGTGGCATGTAAACTTAAAGAGTTATACTCAAATTATCTATGTTAAGCTTTCAGTAACAGCAATAACTTCCACTCAGAGAACCTAAACCCCCACTCAAAATCACTTCATCAACTCCATAAACCCTAGAACAAAAAacttccaccaccaccaccaacaacaacaaatcaCACATCAATACTCTAAAACTTCCATTTaccaactagaaaaaataaataaataattgaggTGTCACAAATTGctaagcaagaaaataaaataaataaataagcttgAGCTCCTAACCTTGTATTCAGCTTCCACGTGCGTCTCTGCCGCTGAATTTCCTTTCAAACCTGCAAGATCATCTacagaaattacaaaaaaaaaaaaaaaaacactatgtgtgtgtgtaaaacaGAATTACCTGAATACTGATCATTCTCCTTCGGTAGTATCTCCGTGGAAGACAGCGGCACCACCGTTAGGGTTTCCACTTGCTCCTCCCttacctcctcctccttctgCGGACTCGGTACGATTTGCTGCAACTCACTGAGTTGACTCTccttctcttcctcctcctcctcctcctcctcttcttcctcaTTATAATCGCCTTCTAATTCCTCTTTTCCTACAAAGTCACCGTCGTTttgttcatttccttttcttttatgttcctTATTTTGTACTGCGAGAGCTTCAAAGCTCTCACTCTCTGCCATGGCCAACTGAGTAAAGTTCGGAAACAGTTCCAACtgcctcttttctttttttatgttgtaccgAAATTAAAAGCCGAAACCGATTTATCGGATTGTTTTAGAGATGGAGAGTGAAGGCGTTGCTTTGCTTTGCTCGCGAGGGTATATGTGTCTTTGACTACAATTGACTCAGGTGGTTTTTTTGGTAAGCGAGTGTGACTAACCAACGCCGTTCATTTCTCCATTCGTTTAGCTTATCATGACTTGACAGGTCCCTTAACGGCGGGCGGCCGTCCCTTGATGCGGCCGTCTCTTGATGCCCTTCTTTGACTACTATATTATACAGTGATCAACTATCCGTGCTTTTCTGCGGACAAAATGAAAAGTTaattattgcattaaaaaaatatctgtgagcattatattttttattgcatgtggtaaaatatttaaaacgaggataaattttttttaccagtgTATCAGATCAATATAGTTAtcttgttaataaataaataaaaattagtatatatattttaaaaatatttaaaaaaaataaaaaaatgaattattttaatgtattgatatcaagaataatttttaaaaaataaaaagtattattttatatattttgaaataaaatatattttacaaaacagCACAATTATACTcggattttaaaataattataaaataaggataattttttttatcaatatatcaaattaatttagtcatcatgttaataaaaaaaaaaaaaaatagtgtaacTTATTCAACAGCTTAAGAGTGAATTGATTAATCTGTTCAAATGGTGATGTGACTAAAACAAATCACTCCGCTACTGTTTTAACCTTAGCTTAGTTCCAACTTAAATATGAAATAACATATTGATAAAGGATTGAGTCCTAAAAGAATTTtaagaagtgaaataaaaaaataggattagcatattaaatttatgaccTGGATAATAAATATGAAAGCAATGAGCTAAGCTGATTGGACAatctgatctattttttttttattatatctttcTAGTTTGAGCCTTGATTGAGTATTAAATGATATTGAattggattaaatttaaaagccaaatttaagaattataaaaagaattagagATGAGATTTAAGAAGTAAATAAacattaaaggatttaattgaaaaaatatgagcatcaaaaaagagggaaaaaaaaaaccaatcataaCGAATCTCCTGAGCTGTAAATTTCCAAACCTCaaatttcatgaaattttaGACTTGAGTTTagctaaaaattttatttctcaattgatGTAATGTTGaggaatgaaatgaaaaaaatattttaatcttaaaaaattatcaaagtacgtaaaacaaatagcaatcgaAAAAACAAAGGCTaaatttgacattaaaataaaataaaatattaaagaatgaaattaaaaaataaattcaactgaGAAAATGATTTGAAACAAGACAAATAGtgatcaaaagaataaggactaaatctaaaatatgaaaggagaatgaaattgaataaaaaaattaattttataaatcatttcaaataaaataaatagtaatgaaaGGAATAtagattaaatctaaaataaaaacaaatttaagttggtttaaaaatttgaagtctaaacatgaaaatcaagaagaaaaaaaaaaaaaaaaaaaaaacaattaacaccAAACCAACGATTCATACACCACATACTCTACATAGAAATGGTGGGGCCGCTAGGACATTCTGACATCACCCTGGAAGCTGATGTTTGGCCACCGGATCACTTTGTGCATGCTATCCAAATGACGCGGCTTCAACCCATGCATTGATGTTTACAATGTACATGTCATATATTTCtgaaaaatagtatttattcaattacaaaaatgtcttcattcaaatttaataataactaaaaaaactagaatgaaaaaataaaaagtcatgaaTGCTAGTTAAAGTTTAATTTGAAAGGCAATCTAGTTATTTCctatgctttaaaaaataagaagtcTAAATAGATCATTAGATTCTAGAAGcttgttcagttttttttttacttttaatggtAAGTACATAATTTt is a genomic window of Populus alba chromosome 18, ASM523922v2, whole genome shotgun sequence containing:
- the LOC118034361 gene encoding probable WRKY transcription factor 32 isoform X1, which translates into the protein MAESESFEALAVQNKEHKRKGNEQNDGDFVGKEELEGDYNEEEEEEEEEEEEKESQLSELQQIVPSPQKEEEVREEQVETLTVVPLSSTEILPKENDQYSDDLAGLKGNSAAETHVEAEYKEQVGLSHQEVLGSVVDKSSGAQTQNQLQPSVCPTSLSELSPTSVTQPISSAPSPTPPVKKLSPPEVKNAYISEAGDQSSAELKALYVPVAKTSIPDGYNWRKYGQKQVKSPRGSRSYYKCTYFDCCAKKIECSDHSGHVIEIVNKGMHSHDPPRKNRSTRKSRTGLSVGPILQTTVTEHTVRMLKDSEPATLSIELVPETSAISERKRQSSSSSDENKETQIKEENISEPEPKRRLKGNLECSKAVLKPGKKPKFIVHAAGDVGISGDGYRWRKYGQKMVKGNPHPRNYYRCTSAGCPVRKHIETAVDNTNAVIITYKGVHDHDMPVPKKRHGPPSAPLVAAAAPASMSNLPIKKADALQGQVTSTQWSVGKEGELTGETLDLGGEKEKAIESARTLLSIGFEIKPC
- the LOC118034361 gene encoding probable WRKY transcription factor 32 isoform X2 gives rise to the protein MAESESFEALAVQNKEHKRKGNEQNDGDFVGKEELEGDYNEEEEEEEEEEEEKESQLSELQQIVPSPQKEEEVREEQVETLTVVPLSSTEILPKENDQYSGLKGNSAAETHVEAEYKEQVGLSHQEVLGSVVDKSSGAQTQNQLQPSVCPTSLSELSPTSVTQPISSAPSPTPPVKKLSPPEVKNAYISEAGDQSSAELKALYVPVAKTSIPDGYNWRKYGQKQVKSPRGSRSYYKCTYFDCCAKKIECSDHSGHVIEIVNKGMHSHDPPRKNRSTRKSRTGLSVGPILQTTVTEHTVRMLKDSEPATLSIELVPETSAISERKRQSSSSSDENKETQIKEENISEPEPKRRLKGNLECSKAVLKPGKKPKFIVHAAGDVGISGDGYRWRKYGQKMVKGNPHPRNYYRCTSAGCPVRKHIETAVDNTNAVIITYKGVHDHDMPVPKKRHGPPSAPLVAAAAPASMSNLPIKKADALQGQVTSTQWSVGKEGELTGETLDLGGEKEKAIESARTLLSIGFEIKPC